The region CCATGTAAAAGCAAATGAATTTTCCACGCTGCAGCATTGCCCCGGTTTTTGTTGACTATTCATTCCCGATTAAGGTGCCATTTCCAAGGTGCCATTCATATGAATAAGCCGGGTTGTTTGTATTATATCTATGTTCATGTGGACGGAGTCATCTCGCTGCATAATTGAATATTGACAACATCATCGCGATAACTAACTTAAGAGTGATGTTTAGACTCGTTTTCTTTGTATTGGGTATTCTAGAAATTGTCGCTCTAttctaaaaataatttatGGAATAAAGAAATCTCCGAATGAGTTTATAACATGAGATTTTCGTTCCTCCAGCTGCCATAGTTTGTGAGATTCGACCCAAAAATGCAGGTATAGGTCTGCTGTCGTTTCTTTTCTCAACACTTTTTGATTTGGTTGAGGGTTCCAGCTGTAATACTCAGTAAATACAGTTAGAATTCCAATATCCACACAAGAGGATGTAGAATGATTTTAGCTTCACTTCATGATTTTAACTTCACCTTTTACTGCAGATCTTGTTATCCATCCGTGGATGAATTAGATAATGCGTGTTTGAAACATGACCAGTGCTTTCATTGCACTCCAACGTACTTCAAAATGATACCATTAATTCATGGCTATTACATATGGCATCGGTATTAAAGCTATAGTGAAACCGTTATATTTCAGTCACGTGCGTTTTCATCACTTCTGCAATTGTGAAAGACTCGTTTATAAACTTGCAATCGATGCCAATTGCCGCCGACGTCGAGTCTGTCGAACTTATAAATCATTAATGACAAATTTGTTCAAAACAATACCGTGTAGATTGCTCGACTGAACTGTGTAAGAAATACTATTTCGTAGGACCGATCGTTCACTGCACTGTCTCAGTGGATTTGGAAATTGTCCAGTTGGCGAAGCGATTATCAAAGAAGATATTTctgttttcgttttttttttcaaagccAATCTCATCTCTGAGTATATTGTCACTCACTGAACAAatcatagaaatgaaaatgatgtgaCCAGTTCATGTAATATCCTGTTAGACCAGCTTACAAAAAATAAAGTTATCACCATGAATCATAAAcatgatttcatttatttcaatttctacaTTTCGTGAAGTTCCACGTATAAGCAAACCCTACTTTCTAAAAACCCGATCTTATAACTGTATTGGTATATTTTCAATCCGTATTTTCTAGCGTTAATCTACAAATCGATAGTGTTGTGCCAGTTTTCTAATTTGATATGATATCATATCGTATGAATACTATGCCACAATTATGTTGATTTCGTAGATAAAAACTAGGTTGTCGTCCAGTTTTACAACGTTTATGATTACTCTTAGTAGGCTTAATAACAATACACGAAGAAATAAGATCCTCTATTTTCACAATGAAGATAATGAAGCAAAATGTATGTGCTGTGTACATATTAATGATAGGTATGTATTTAatctaattttacaaaaaaaggaCGTATGCATACTAAATCGGCTTGAATAGTTATGGAATCGTAGCTATCGTTGCAGCTACCCTGCTATTCAGCTCTGCGTACGGGCTCAACTACAAAAATTGGTGTGGATCTAAGAATACTGGACTTCTAAGTAAAAATCCCCAGGGTGGATGTTGTACGTGTAACGATCCAATTGCAAAGTGCAggtgaatcattgaaatttgaagattgatacgaaatagaaattgaCTGTACACGGCCATTTATAAAATCTTTACATTAACAGACAATGTCGTCCGCCTGCTGATGGGTTAGATGAGGCCTGCCTGCAGCATGACCGCTGTGTCCAGTGTAATAACATGTAAGTTGTAGCGAAAAGCTGTGAATTCAGATGTGAATTCAGCCACTATTCAAATACGATAAACATTTATGTGATAATGAGCTGATCTTTCATGTTTCTATTTCCAGACACGCAAAATTCCACCATCTTTGTCGATGTGAAAGGCTGATTTACTACCAGGCAAAACGAGCGAATTGTCCAAATGCAAAATGTAAAGTTTATAAAGCTTTATTAAGGAGGATCTTCAAAGTAATACCGTGTCGTTGTGATACAAAAATTTGCAAGAAGTACATATTTTGGGGCGAGAAGCAACACTGCACGGCCTCACGTGGATTTAAGACTTGTCCAGAAGGAGATCCAATTCCAATATCGTCCGCATCCCCCGGCTAATATCCGTcacaagtgcatttttcaagAACATTAATTACACTGTCGATTCCTGAAGGAATTTTTAGATAAAAGGAAAATCAATGATAAAcattcacataaaaaaatacatgtaactttcattttcaaattcattttttcttttattatcaGCCTTTTGATCATAATTATCAACGACGCCCATAATTCAAATGTAATCTTACATTTCTGGGTTATTGGAAAATGACaggttcaatattattgaTACTTGCAATTCAACCGATTGCGAAAAACCATAACCGGTCGATGAAGCGAGAATGATAATACCTAATTTCTAGtcaatttttgataatttcctaTCAAATTGCACACCATGCCAGCTGCTAGGTACattcttcatttttaattcatattttattgattCAGGGTGACACAATTAACTATCTTTGCAACACGATCGTGCACAGATAGCAATATTTAATCCCCAGCTGATGTCTCAGTCACATGTTCTCATCCGTTCTTCTGATTGGTTCATaggaacaaaaacaaaaaatagttTCCTGTTCATACGTAATCATGTTTATCAGGCTGATGATCCTGAGAATACGAGGTGAATATTCTGTCAAAATATCTGCAACACATCAAATTTGACGCGTAAGTTGATGACGTCGAATTGTTTTGacacaaaacatcaaaaaaaagtttcaaatAAAAGATCCATATAAATCACATTCAATTTTGACAGGatgaacttcggttatcggagttagtcgccAAGTCCCTGGACGTCAAACTACTTACCAAAGCGGATATATAgctttcaaataaatatctttGACGTGCCAAAAATGATGTTGTAATTTTCATAGTATCCACACCAAGCTCTGAAGTTGGGAAACGGCTCATCTTCAATTtggaatatgattttaaaaaacatcattaagaaattaattcaaaaatttcacaTCATTGGTTGCATCTGATAGATCCAGATTTTCGGATAATTTAATTCTCTTTAGATTTCAGTTTGTATCCAAATACATTCAACCACAAAGACGAGTGTGATTTAACTAAACTGCATCGCGCCAGTTGTTTCCATTTTATAGcgagaaatattgatttaagtCGAGAATCAATGCACATGTGAGGGACCAATGGGTTGCCTCCACCTGTCGCAGAACATTTGAGTGTCGACAAATATTCTCGTTTCGCAGGCACATTTTTTCCAATGACTCTGCATATATTATTTGCGCACATCGTACAATGTGCGCTATAACACAGGACATATTTGTACACCGTCATCTGTTTGCGGGAGCATATTAACTTGTGTTGAAGTCGAATTCATCAGTTCATGACAATCTAGAACGTTACTATCAAGGAATATCTGTCGCTCCTGCTATAGTTTAAATATGATCGAACATTGAAATAtgtaaattgttattttgacgCTTGGGGAGATATGTGGTTTCTAAGTTTTCCGCAAGGCGGtgtttcggactagttaccaGGTCAGTTTATTATATCAAAAATCATTACTTATATCAACATCAAAAATCTTTACAATATCACACAATTCTGTGAAATGGTGACTTATTTGTTTCATGGTTCTGTATATAGATGTATGGTCATATCATTGACTTCGACAGGTTTTTTATCCATCTCTTCTCCCTCTAGTATATTATAGATCGCATTTATTTCAACGTGCGTACATTTTCACCCCAATGTTTTTGTATCGGTCCATAGAATTGTCTCATTAGATTTGATATTCGAGAATTATGAGAAAATGTATGCGACATATGATGGAAAAAAGAGTTGAGAATTATGAGAAAATGTATGCGACATATGATGGAAAAAAGAGTTACGTATGTTTTCATACACGTGGTGTATCATGCAATGTTGCACTGCGCGTTTCgattaaaaactgatatttttctgaatcattagttgatgttGTATCTTTTCAATCTACTCGGCTCAATATCTTACTAAATCCATCTTATACACATATACAccatgttatatttcatgtattcagCAACTCCCGTGTATGTAAAGGATTACCACATAGATGCATACAAATAATCGTGTCACAGCTGCATTGTTGGCGACGACTGTTTTATGGGTACCAGACATATTGAATTATAACCAGCCAGAATATCATTGCATGGTTGGTAATTTCCAAATTCATCCTTTCACCAATTAGAAATCTGACGGAAAGTGTAGATAATCTATTCGACCATCTGCTTGATAAATTGTAATATGTATCactatttattaattcaatACAAATGTTATTCGGTACCTTCAATCTTTATAAAGATTGATATTCACTCGCAcaccacacacacagacacatacatatattatcattattatacatTATACATAGACGGGCTAAggatttatgaaatatataatcttAATCCCAGAATTAGTTCAGCTCAATTGAGCTAACCCggttgaaataaaatgtggtCTATGAAACCTGGAAGGTTATCATAAGAGTTAACCTAAAATTAGTGATAACTATTAAGTTACATATTTCCAAATGTTTAATTATCacccagtctatgaaaccgtaTATGAACCTATAAGGTGTGTAAGCCTACGTATATGCTTAGATCAGTATGGAAATGCCGGGTGCCCTCTATAGTTGCTCGATAGGCCAATTTTTATGATTTCTTGGTCTTTGTTCATAAGCAATAGCGAGGGTGTGGTTTTAACCTGCGATATAAATGTATGcagtgaaaatatcatttttgtcTAGCCGGTATACAATCATGTACGTACATGTATCAGCCTTGTCGTATTCATCATTGTCGCGCGTAGCATCATCCCATTGACATGTGGCGTCGAGTGTCGCATTTATGAAGAGCTTGATTGAATGAAGAGTTTGAATCACGGTTTGACATCAGGGAGGTGTCCTCTTTCACCTCACTGGACATCAGGTAGGTATTGGGAGGTGTCTTCTTTCTTAACACTTCCATCTTCCCGTTGTCATAGTCAGGTTTCTACTCAATCTCGGATAtaaaacatatctaaatgTCTATGCGGTGAAATTCATCTTGAATTCGATAACAATTTGTGCAGCATCAAGTGTCGTCACACTGCTAAATGTGCTTCGGTTTCTCCAATTCGACCCACTGCATCATGTTGTCATGGTAAAATATCTGCCGATGACGAAGTGGTATTTCGCGTACCGTTCAATTGAGTTGATGGCGAacgtttaaaaaagaaaacaaattatcaTTTCCGACTTCCGAGTTTCCGATCCCGGTGAAACATGTACTCATTtctaaatcattgaatattttgtatttttaataATATCTTTAGATTTATCTGAGAATTTGTCACGCCCATGCTGGAGGAAAACTCCACGGGCGTTAATCAATACATATATGCGTATACACTGCGTGATATgcaatttatttctaattgaaaaagtGAGAACACAGCTTGAAGAAAACAGCAACTTGCATGTGTAAAAACAACGTCGTTGACAATTTTACTAACCAGTACAAGTACTGGGTTAGTGGCTGTAAAGCGCTTTTAAtacagaatgaaaaatcattctgCAGTATATACTTGTACCGCGTGACAACTAGACACATGGATAATTATTCATTCCATTTGAAAAAGACAGCTCGTCTTGGCTTTGTCTAGCCactttgatatttataaattttccAATGGGTTCGACAGGGCATTTTGTCCATGTCGTGTATTATTAACGTTTACATTTACAAAACTTTACGGATATACGTATTGCACACGTAAACGAAGGCGAAGGGAGTAATGATCGATTGGACTTTTCTTGGGTTTTATAAATGGAATCATTCCAGTATCTGGTATGTATTTTCTTTGCAAAATTGTATATTATCATCCGGGTTGTTTAGCTACGTTTCCAGAAAATACAGTCATGCCTGTAGCCGCTTAGTTATATGAAATGCCATTTGATGACGAAATAGATGatgacaataataataataataataataataataattcttttcCTGTTCGTCTGTGCTATGAAAATACTAATGCTCCTAaacgtttttcattttcattttcatgattgCTAATATTTTCGTTATACCGTTCCGCATTTGAATTGTATGAAATGTTTGTTGTAGATATTTACGTCGATACTTGTATTGTACACGTTCAACTACCTTTGAAAACacttttttttagaaaccGGCTGAATAGAAGTATGTATTGAGGACATTGTTTAATCCAGGTCATTATCATGATAATATGGTGTTTTATCAAACACTCGCCGTTAGTATTTATACCATATATAcatcgtatatatatatatatatatatatatatatatatatatatatatatatatatatatatatatatatatatatatatatatatatatatatatatatatatatatatatatatatatatatatatatatatatatatatatatatatatatatatatatatatatatatatatatatatatatatatatatatatatatatatatatatatatatatatatatatatcgttcATAATTGGTATATGTAGATAGATTCGATGTCCAGATGTCAACAGTAAAACCTAGAAATGATTATACTGTggtatattcatataaatcagTTTTGCATATGTATTATCAACAAATGAGACATCTGCGTCACATAATGCGCAACATGTTGAGTATAGATTGTATTGAATGCATACTGAGACAATGATTGTAAGCTGCGGTTCATCATATGTTGTTGTTAATTTTAGATgttggatattaaatgtttatttcatttccgtATGATACCAGGTATGTTTATCCGTGGACGTATAAACTCTGGTTTATACGTCCGTGGTTTATCTGACAATAATACATCATCAtaactatcaacattaattctattttagatttggTACGGGCAATGAAGTCGGCCCGAGATTTCGATGAATTCATATGACCAGTTATGATTTTTACGTCTGAATTATCGAAGCCTTTCAAAAATCCCGAGGATGTCAACGATGCAACCAAACTTCAGCCGGAATATAAAAGCGGAACGGACTATATATGTGTCAAAAACGTAAACTCAATTGACACCGATAAGAAATACGAGAAATTCAATTTGGAGACTTGTTCCGACAAGGATACGTTTGAATCATTTGAATCCTCCATTTCCGAGGCTGTGTTGCGAAACATTCCCGATGACAGGAGCGCAAAGCCATGTTTGTCATGTAATCAAGACTTTCAATCTCTGTTCGTGAAGTCTTTATCAGAATCAGTTAAAGAAACGTTTAATCCGATAGAAAACGAATCTACAGACGGTGGTTCGACGATACTATCCCAAGAATATTCGACTCATGGTGAACTTCTAAATCAGTCAGCAAGTTACCCTACCAATATAAGCCAAACTGTTTCAAACAATGAGAAAGATCTCTTTCTAACTAATTTGAAACTAAGTCCCAAAAGACAAAAACCTAAACCTGCTAGTTGTGATACGAGAACTTACACTACAATTAATGGGATACAATGTAGCATTGATGCTAGTGCAGAGTCGGAAGAATTAATCAACAAAAAGCCAGTGGTTCTATTGGAAAGATTGACTACGAagcatttgaaatcatttataACGAAAGATAAGGTCAAGATCAAATCTGCCATAGGCCACGAAATGTCGACATCAAACCCGATCGAGAAGATAAACGTTCCAAATACTAAGAGTTTACTTTACACTGATTCGATGGCTGTAACCAGCCCTCGTTCAAGCGCATTTACGGGCAATGAAAATCCCGTTGATCTCAGTGGAACTTATCCATCGAAATCGGTTGGAATGTCGTCTGAAATTCACGGTGGTAGTTCAAATGCACCTGAACATATACCTCTCTGTCATACGATACACAAAAATGTCACAAATGATCGAATAATTATGTCATCCGCTGACCAAGAAAGTCTCGATGCACCATCACTGATATCAATGACTTCCGAGGGGAGTGAATATACTAAAATATCTAGAGCTGTGGATGATATGCAttgcagttcattttcaaaggaCACCGACAGACCTCTCCCCGTACTGGTTGACCATTCGGCACCACACGCGGTTATATTGGACGACGGAAGAACCCAGTCGAAATCGAAAGTTTTGCAAAAGACTCATGTCGATCCAGATCCCTCGGAAGTGCAAGATAAATCAATTCGAACTAGCGAAGAACTAACAATGCCTCGTCTACAGAAAGAAGTCGATAATGCTATGCCtggaaaaaatgatttcattgaacAGGCACCTGTTCTAGATAATTCTTGCGCAAGAAATATGAAGATGAAGGATAGCGATAAGCAAATAACACCCAACAAAATGCGTGAggatattaaaactgatattgtTGATATTGACATGCGTATCAGCGATAGAGATTGTGATATGTCTCTTGGAGTAGATAATTTCATGATACCTAGACAGTCTGGCCAGAAATCTGCTGAAAGTGATACTGACATTAACGATAGAGATctcgaatttcaaaatatgtcgTACGAAATATGTGTGTCGGATAATACACACAACGTTACCcaatttgaaagtgaatataCGGCACAATTAGTCTCAGATCCATCTTCCCTCGACTTAGCGGAAGATACGACGCCAAACCAACCGAGCCTCTTCTTTGTTACAGATCCGGAAGCCCAGGTTCACGACATCCCTCAAGACTTTTCAAAATCACGTTTTCAAATACACGAGACGTTAATGCATAATGACGACAGCAGTCATTCGGATGGCGACTGTCCGCGTCTTGTCATAGCTGATGAGATAAATGTCGTAAATAAAGATTCGTTTGATTCGTCTCAGTCATATGAAACTATGAACCTCGTGATAAAGGATGTTGTCTCGCTTAAGGACGATGTAGATGGAGACGAGAAAAACTTGCTTAGTGATCCTAGCGATGATCAGCAACAGTCCAATGATATCAATAAGTCGATGGGGGAGGATGCATTAAGTGATCTCGTTAATGATATTGTCGATGATAAAAATTCATCTCTTGTAAAAGAGGATAATGACCGTAGCGATGCTCGAAATATTGAGCCCGTCGTTGTAGCGGGTTCGGTTAAAGCACCGTCGTCTCAAACTGACGCTCCAACATTAGGAGGTCGGGAGGTTGAATCTGATGTTCATTCGCCTGGCGCATCGTCCCCGCCATCCGCTCAAACAGGTTGTTTCATACAATCGAAAACGGGTTTGCTACGTACCGACCCACAACATTCAACAAAAATAAGgctgaaaagaaaagaatcaTCCAGGTACGCGATAGTGCACAACGAACCCGATATATCTAGTCCAGCTCCAAACGCAAATGACGATATACCACTTAAAGTGGCCCATATTCGAGCTAAATTACGTGATAATAGTGCTTCTAGTCCAAAATTTGATGAGATACATCCATCATCATCTAAAGATTCAGGTTTTACCGTCCAAGATGAGGTATCCAGAGCATTAGATA is a window of Tubulanus polymorphus chromosome 2, tnTubPoly1.2, whole genome shotgun sequence DNA encoding:
- the LOC141899359 gene encoding uncharacterized protein LOC141899359 isoform X3, yielding MITLSRLNNNTRRNKILYFHNEDNEAKCMCCVHINDRQCRPPADGLDEACLQHDRCVQCNNIHAKFHHLCRCERLIYYQAKRANCPNAKCKVYKALLRRIFKVIPCRCDTKICKKYIFWGEKQHCTASRGFKTCPEGDPIPISSASPG
- the LOC141899359 gene encoding uncharacterized protein LOC141899359 isoform X1, coding for MKIMKQNVCAVYILMIAIVAATLLFSSAYGLNYKNWCGSKNTGLLSKNPQGGCCTCNDPIAKCRQCRPPADGLDEACLQHDRCVQCNNIHAKFHHLCRCERLIYYQAKRANCPNAKCKVYKALLRRIFKVIPCRCDTKICKKYIFWGEKQHCTASRGFKTCPEGDPIPISSASPG
- the LOC141899359 gene encoding uncharacterized protein LOC141899359 isoform X2, with the translated sequence MKIMKQNVCAVYILMIATLLFSSAYGLNYKNWCGSKNTGLLSKNPQGGCCTCNDPIAKCRQCRPPADGLDEACLQHDRCVQCNNIHAKFHHLCRCERLIYYQAKRANCPNAKCKVYKALLRRIFKVIPCRCDTKICKKYIFWGEKQHCTASRGFKTCPEGDPIPISSASPG